The Babylonia areolata isolate BAREFJ2019XMU chromosome 22, ASM4173473v1, whole genome shotgun sequence genome contains a region encoding:
- the LOC143297223 gene encoding uncharacterized protein LOC143297223, protein MCPTKARMSRAATHRSVSESMLICTQRMREIAQFRQESALVPPTARGCHVMSCQAPLLKGVRVFRKVPHPLPSRQCPLSLDGLSDKRTMKESNAVIPKKKNQRFSVADNVFPPAGTLVPVQAKKQTQIHTSFVSASDLFELVSFSLRSKTSREESMKHARYEESLNLMKESDFLETFSPRQTVKAVGEKEYEVKETLVVYGVSSSRDIRKGHRTNGSKSKGKGEISQNSPSHSHDMSKETLSQLEQKKLHSLGLLREKHLIMLHTPKLRHRPNRAKRMTLHRSLLSVIPEDERRRQEEANEQAQDAPFTRKPVIPTSSSLTVIRSTRNEGTVRSRFIITNTPNSCWDTDDGQSDDNSPSSSAQDINNEVFASRKPSRTSPAMHTSEVHKPVNETASKTQSNPPDDKPSHLHKGNGPRRNSTNNRLSSWHSNRAAMPLISKSRAQAPSGRPIVLCTPGRTRAQKKFKNLVFLRDTAHPTH, encoded by the coding sequence ATGTGCCCGACCAAAGCCCGAATGTCTCGTGCCGCAACTCACCGATCTGTGAGCGAGTCCATGTTGATCTGCACACAGCGCATGCGCGAGATCGCGCAGTTCCGCCAGGAGTCTGCTCTCGTACCGCCCACAGCCCGTGGCTGCCATGTCATGTCCTGTCAAGCCCCGCTGCTGAAAGGGGTGAGGGTATTCAGGAAAGTCCCTCACCCACTCCCGTCCCGTCAATGTCCACTGTCTCTGGACGGGTTGTCAGACAAACGGACCATGAAGGAAAGCAACGCAGTGATccccaagaagaagaaccagcgaTTCTCTGTCGCCGACAACGTCTTTCCGCCAGCTGGCACCTTGGTGCCGGTCCAGGCCAAAAAGCAGACACAGATTCACACCAGTTTCGTCAGCGCATCAGACCTCTTCGAGCTGGTGAGCTTCAGTCTTCGCAGCAAGACGTCTCGAGAGGAGAGCATGAAACACGCCAGGTATGAGGAGTCCTTGAATCTGATGAAGGAATCTGATTTCTTAGAAACCTTTTCTCCAAGACAGACAGTAAAAGCAGTTGGAGAGAAAGAATACGAGGTTAAAGAGACCTTGGTTGTTTACGGAGTTTCCAGTTCTCGGGACATCCGGAAAGGTCACAGAACTAACGGCAGCAAGTCAAAGGGAAAGGGCGAGATCAGCCAAAATTCACCAAGCCATAGCCATGACATGAGCAAAGAAACGCTTTCTCAACTTGAACAAAAAAAACTTCATAGCCTGGGCCTCCTTCGTGAAAAACACCTGATCATGCTTCACACCCCAAAATTACGACATCGTCCAAACCGCGCCAAGAGAATGACTCTGCACCGCTCTCTGCTCAGTGTCATCCCGGAAGACGAACGCCGGCGACAGGAAGAAGCAAACGAGCAGGCGCAGGATGCGCCTTTCACACGTAAACCTGTGATTCCTACTTCCTCTTCACTGACAGTGATCAGAAGTACGAGAAATGAAGGGACAGTAAGGTCACGCTTCATCATAACTAACACCCCCAACAGCTGCTGGGACACAGATGATGGCCAGTCTGACGACAACAGTCCTTCAAGCTCCGCACAAGACATCAATAATGAAGTTTTTGCGTCCCGAAAACCTTCCAGAACCAGTCCTGCTATGCACACCAGTGAAGTGCACAAGCCGGTTAACGAAACAGCGTCGAAGACACAGAGTAACCCGCCAGATGACAAACCCAGCCACTTACACAAGGGCAATGGTCCAAGAAGAAACAGCACAAATAACAGACTGTCCTCGTGGCATTCTAACCGAGCAGCTATGCCCCTGATATCAAAGTCCAGGGCCCAGGCGCCGAGCGGCCGACCGATTGTACTGTGCACACCAGGCCGTACCCGGGCACAGAAAAAGTTCAAAAACCTAGTTTTCTTGAGGGATACAGCACATCCTACACACTAA